A part of Daphnia pulex isolate KAP4 chromosome 6, ASM2113471v1 genomic DNA contains:
- the LOC124195722 gene encoding NF-kappa-B essential modulator-like isoform X1 codes for MTSQSMYASQSKSLESNTLLSVEEIEEKIQQLITENTGLRNTLQQNNTYMRQLSSTLVEWQEEVIRVQSVYQNKVERAKEIITKLKEENAALKEKIDLERANAHSSSNISEIARSNQIQATQEGFESLDSYVLVASSPPDDLTLKDNRHGDELPSYDSLFHQRENGEGIADTSLCQVQREADFLREQLANEMESNKNKQILLNQTTAQLDQLMVEFQELSKKWGQQSQAVLDPSVEELTKTNLQLRHNYTELEEKVISANTRLAVAEEMVLSKQVDITELQSEIARLEKCLETMPILKAQMELFRTDFEAEREARQSLAGDKDAMEQEIRLLKRQLEGAVENSFVSVSTRPSEDDVVVTSYECPKCNFAFQSNDALNNHLDVCLTQQMFP; via the exons ATGACTTCTCAAAGCATGTATGCTTCACAAAGTAAAAGTTTAGAAAGTAATACCCTTCTAAGTGTTGAAGAGATAGAAGAAAAGATACAACAGCTTATTACTGAAAATACTGGTTTACGAA ATACATTACAGCAGAATAACACCTATATGAGACAACTTTCTTCAACGTTGGTGGAATGGCAGGAGGAAGTTATAAGAGTTCAAAGTGTTTATCAAAACAAAGTTGAAAGAGCTAAGGAAATTATAACCAAA ttgaaagaggaaaatgctgcattgaaagaaaaaattgatttggaaAGGGCAAATGCTCATTCcagttcaaatatttctgagaTTGCAAGATCAAACCAGATTCAGGCAACTCAG GAGGGATTTGAATCCCTCGATAGTTATGTTCTTGTTGCTTCTTCGCCACCAGACGATCTTACATTGAAAGATAATCGGCATGGTGATGAATTACCAAGCTATGATTCTCTTTTTCACCAGCGCGAAAATGGTGAAGGAATTGCAGATACATCCCTTTGCCAAGTACAACGAGAAGCAGATTTCCTACGGGAGCAGTTAGCCAACGAAATGGAAAGCAACAAGAACAAACA AATTTTGTTAAATCAAACAACAGCTCAGTTGGATCAACTTATGGTTGAATTCCAAGAATTATCTAAAAAGTGGGGTCAACAAAGTCAAGCTGTGCTAGATCCTAGTGTTGAGGAACTGACTAAAACAAACCTGCAGTTAAGACATAATTACACtgaactggaagaaaaagtaatttctGCCAACACTCGGTTGGCTGTAGCCGAGGAAATGGTGCTTAGCAAACAGGTAGACATCACAGAACTGCAATCCGAAATAGCTCGTTTGGAAAAGTGTCTGGAAACAATGCCCATCCTGAAAGCCCAG ATGGAACTTTTTCGCACTGATTTCGAAGCTGAACGTGAGGCGCGTCAAAGTTTAGCTGGAGACAAAGATGCCATGGAACAGGAAATTCGTCTATTAAAACGACAACTTGAAGGTGCTGtagaaaattcttttgtttcagtgTCGACCCGTCCTTCAGAAGACGACGTTGTCGTGACAAGTTATGAGTGTCCGAAATGTAACTTTGCATTTCAGTCCAATGATGCACTTAATAATCATTTGGATGTTTGTTTAACTCAACAAATGTTTCCGTAA
- the LOC124195722 gene encoding NF-kappa-B essential modulator-like isoform X2 produces the protein MTSQSMYASQSKSLESNTLLSVEEIEEKIQQLITENTGLRNTLQQNNTYMRQLSSTLVEWQEEVIRVQSVYQNKVERAKEIITKLKEENAALKEKIDLERANAHSSSNISEIARSNQIQATQRENGEGIADTSLCQVQREADFLREQLANEMESNKNKQILLNQTTAQLDQLMVEFQELSKKWGQQSQAVLDPSVEELTKTNLQLRHNYTELEEKVISANTRLAVAEEMVLSKQVDITELQSEIARLEKCLETMPILKAQMELFRTDFEAEREARQSLAGDKDAMEQEIRLLKRQLEGAVENSFVSVSTRPSEDDVVVTSYECPKCNFAFQSNDALNNHLDVCLTQQMFP, from the exons ATGACTTCTCAAAGCATGTATGCTTCACAAAGTAAAAGTTTAGAAAGTAATACCCTTCTAAGTGTTGAAGAGATAGAAGAAAAGATACAACAGCTTATTACTGAAAATACTGGTTTACGAA ATACATTACAGCAGAATAACACCTATATGAGACAACTTTCTTCAACGTTGGTGGAATGGCAGGAGGAAGTTATAAGAGTTCAAAGTGTTTATCAAAACAAAGTTGAAAGAGCTAAGGAAATTATAACCAAA ttgaaagaggaaaatgctgcattgaaagaaaaaattgatttggaaAGGGCAAATGCTCATTCcagttcaaatatttctgagaTTGCAAGATCAAACCAGATTCAGGCAACTCAG CGCGAAAATGGTGAAGGAATTGCAGATACATCCCTTTGCCAAGTACAACGAGAAGCAGATTTCCTACGGGAGCAGTTAGCCAACGAAATGGAAAGCAACAAGAACAAACA AATTTTGTTAAATCAAACAACAGCTCAGTTGGATCAACTTATGGTTGAATTCCAAGAATTATCTAAAAAGTGGGGTCAACAAAGTCAAGCTGTGCTAGATCCTAGTGTTGAGGAACTGACTAAAACAAACCTGCAGTTAAGACATAATTACACtgaactggaagaaaaagtaatttctGCCAACACTCGGTTGGCTGTAGCCGAGGAAATGGTGCTTAGCAAACAGGTAGACATCACAGAACTGCAATCCGAAATAGCTCGTTTGGAAAAGTGTCTGGAAACAATGCCCATCCTGAAAGCCCAG ATGGAACTTTTTCGCACTGATTTCGAAGCTGAACGTGAGGCGCGTCAAAGTTTAGCTGGAGACAAAGATGCCATGGAACAGGAAATTCGTCTATTAAAACGACAACTTGAAGGTGCTGtagaaaattcttttgtttcagtgTCGACCCGTCCTTCAGAAGACGACGTTGTCGTGACAAGTTATGAGTGTCCGAAATGTAACTTTGCATTTCAGTCCAATGATGCACTTAATAATCATTTGGATGTTTGTTTAACTCAACAAATGTTTCCGTAA
- the LOC124195723 gene encoding HSPB1-associated protein 1-like isoform X1, with the protein MASNFPEPSEVRRLISHFQKPIVFRGLIDTWPMLKFSMSDWNNLFSDKLLECRVGKRDSKSDKPQWERQSDNIKCTYDELIKWSENCGGGNNVELSGLETSKRFLYYGYKYMKDIFDLEVLQMIDWKAFGYPERNGTDSTFWLGTAGAHTPCHYDTYGFNLVAQLAGRKRWILYPPEDTCFLQPTRIPYEESSVYSRINFEKWAEAVPDIEGTHPHVVELVPGDVLFVPRHWWHHVRNEELSVSINTWIELANEDHKARLQESLVKFIVAHTSRNLPTDVLYELLNPNEEDMADADLDEIQNLVGYTLKATSAANRKHTPEDISELPLLSDPWILPVACSQLPRLDPEVKKARFDEDHAEVDALDVIRAFSHPRVIEIVSQILQGE; encoded by the exons ATGGCGTCAAATTTCCCGGAGCCATCGGAAGTTCGGCGGTTAATCAGCCACTTTCAAAAGCCTATAGTCTTTCGCGGATTGATCGATACGTGGCCAATGCTCAAGTTTTCCATGAGTGATTGGAACAATTTGTTCAGTGATAAATTATTGGAGTGCCGAGTGGGGAAAAGGGACTCGAAAAGTGATAAACCTCAATGGGAAAGACAGTCTGACAATATAAAGTGCACCTATGATGAGTTAATCAAATGGTCTGAAAATTGTGGTGGTGGAAACAATGTCGAATTAAGTGGCTTGGAAACGAGCAAACGTTTTCTCTACTATGGTTACAAATATATGAAGGATATTTTTGATCTGGAAGTGTTGCAGATGATAGATTGGAAGGCATTTGGTTATCCAGAAAGAAACGGAACCGACTCAACTTTCTGGTTGGGTACAGCGGGGGCTCACACTCCTTGCCATTATGATACTTACGGTTTTAATCTTGTGGCTCAACTCGCTGGACGAAAGCGCTGGATCCTTTACCCTCCGGAAGATACATGTTTTCTGCAGCCAACCCGCATACCTTATGAAGAATCAAGTGTTTATAGTAGAATCAACTTCGAAAAATGGGCTGAGGCTGTTCCAGATATCGAAGGAACTCACCCTCATGTGGTGGAATTGGTTCCGGGAGACGTCCTCTTTGTTCCAAGGCACTGGTGGCATCATGTACGCAATGAAGAGTTGTCAGTGAGTATCAATACCTGGATTGAACTTGCCAATGAAGATCATAAGGCGCGATTGCAAGAATCGTTGGTAAAGTTTATTGTTGCGCACACCAGCCGTAATCTTCCAACAGACGTACTTTACGAACTACTCAATCCGAACGaa GAAGACATGGCAGATGCAGACTTGGATGAAATCCAAAACTTGGTAGGCTATACTTTAAAAGCCACATCGGCAGCTAACCGAAAACATACACCTGAAGACATCAGTGAATTACCGCTCTTGAGCGATCCGTGGATTCTTCCTGTAGCGTGTAGTCAGTTGCCGAGGTTAGATCCTGAAGTGAAAAAAGCTCGATTCGACGAAGACCATGCCGAAGTTGATGCCCTAGATGTTATCAGAGCATTTTCTCATCCCCGTGTCATTGAAATCGTTTCCCAAATTCTTCAAGGGGAATGA
- the LOC124195726 gene encoding ankyrin repeat domain-containing protein 34A-like, protein MDSVADRASYLLDAVISGHYRQVKFYLDAGYDQDYVDIHREGSTPLILAVTQVKDDESIRNRLIVLLLQAGADPNIGDRYGMTPLMHSILRRQKSTVRILLESKRLDHGMEDFDGNSALMHAASLGLTDIVTIILERLSAVHRMIYLGQKNRKGLTAGNLAEGFEKKELADLLSWKSTYFLPDNFEGFADPRQLEQGKKSSTSCRETRHKPIAGIQSRSFTPEIQRRHWRKNDSNCTDQNDVQ, encoded by the exons ATGGACTCAGTAGCGGATCGTGCTTCGTATTTGTTAGATGCTGTTATTAGTGGACATTATCGCCAAGTTAAATTCTATTTAGATGCTGGTTATGATCAAGATTACGTCGACATCCATCGTGAGG GAAGTACTCCTCTAATCCTGGCGGTTACACAGGTGAAGGACGACGAATCAATAAGAAACCGCTTAATTGTACTTTTACTACAAGCCGGAGCAGATCCAAACATTGGTGATCGGTACGGTATGACACCGCTAATGCACTCTATACTACGTCGACAAAAGAGCACTGTTCGCATTTTGCTGGAATCG AAACGTTTGGATCATGGTATGGAAGACTTTGATGGAAACAGTGCACTCATG CACGCCGCATCGCTTGGTTTAACCGATATAGTGACGATTATTCTTGAGCGGCTAAGTGCTGTGCATCGAATGATCTACCTCG GTCAGAAGAATCGAAAAGGTCTTACAGCTGGAAATTTGGCAGAAGgattcgaaaaaaaggaactagCTGATTTGTTGAGTTGGAAGAGCACATATTTTTTGCCGGACAACTTCGAAGGATTTGCTGATCCAAGACAACTCGaacaggggaaaaaatcttccACGTCTTGTCGTGAAACGCGCCACAAACCTATAGCTGGTATTCAAAGTCGGTCGTTTACTCCAGAAATTCAGAGGCGACATTGGCGGAAAAACGACAGCAACTGTACAGATCAAAACGATGTACAGTAA
- the LOC124195721 gene encoding polyadenylate-binding protein-interacting protein 1-like, with the protein MESLSPTERDIGNGSNPAEKSNHSLQQQNPLAEHSSQRQSGDGSESNSLVTDSLSTLSISAEPFKSTSFDQSAATQLSVFAKEFVPKTFPTTSYTESYQTYVDTEYHEQTTELAPADSERSDPLLDYAFQVLYEITYSPGHFTHLCDQLISNLNSWPALDESMLQILVDEIVALAIREPNFRYNGARLCNSITRGLRISGPTSPDFRSTLFNRCRIIHDDRKNLMQSDAEYLRGFALFMSELFVHMNQKDASSRFRVLGRAVRELLLTLLEHPTPGNVKCVCQILKLSGSYLEDDDREANKGKTTEMDQLMAKIETVGRTVEMQMHMKDLLLNMIELRGSDWGRAPSSPVTRESHTASSQLPNHQMGVYYGPDGQALTAEETEFLDQGINRHDEDEEYEYAYEEDTGMDDEMAEAFEKFLMMQDALK; encoded by the exons ATGGAATCCCTTTCTCCCACAGAACGGGATATAGGGAATGGATCAAATCCTGCTGAAAAAAGTAATCATTCTCTTCAGCAGCAGAATCCTCTAGCAGAACATTCCTCTCAGAGACAATCAGGAGATGGTTCAGAAAGCAACAGTTTGGTTACAGATTCCTTGTCTACCTTATCCATCAGTGCTGAACCTTTTAAAAGCACTTCATTTGATCAATCAGCAGCCACTCAACTCTCTGTATTTGCGAAAGAATTTgttccaaaaacatttccaacaacATCTTACACAGAGAGCTATCAAACATATGTG GATACAGAATATCATGAACAGACTACAGAGTTAGCTCCTGCAGATTCTGAAAGAAGTGATCCATTATTAGATTATGCTTTCCAAGTGTTGTATGAAATAACATATAG tcctGGTCACTTCACACATTTGTGTGATCAACTCATCTCTAACCTGAACAGTTGGCCAGCTTTGGATGAAAGTATGCTGCAGATATTAGTGGATGAAATCGTCGCTCTA GCTATTCGTGAACCTAATTTCCGGTATAACGGCGCAAGGCTTTGTAATTCAATTACTCGAGGACTACGAATTTCCGGTCCTACTTCTCCCGATTTTCGATCTACTCTTTTTAACAG ATGTCGAATAATCCATGATGATCGAAAAAACCTGATGCAAAGCGATGCAGAGTATTTGAGGGGATTTGCTTTATTTATGAGCGAACTCTTTGTGCACATGAATCAGAAAGATGCGTCCAGCAGATTCCGCGTTTTAGGAAGAGCCGTTCGGGAGCTATTGCTGACTCTTCTAGAACATCCAACTCCTGGTAACGTCAAATGCGTCTGTCAAATTCTGAAG TTATCGGGCTCTTACCTTGAAGACGATGATCGTGAGGCTAATAAAGGAAAAACCACCGAAATGGACCAACTGATGGCGAAGATTGAAACAGTCGGTCGCACAGTTGAAATGCAAATGCATATGAAAG aTCTTCTTCTGAACATGATTGAGTTGAGAGGCAGTGACTGGGGTCGGGCACCGAGCTCCCCAGTGACTCGTGAAAGTCACACTGCAAGTAGTCAGCTCCCCAACCATCAAATGGGTGTGTATTATGGCCCTGACGGTCAAGCTCTAACTGCTGAGGAAACTGAGTTTCTTGACCAAGGAATCAATCGCCATGATGAGGATGAAGAATACGA GTATGCGTATGAAGAAGATACTGGAATGGATGATGAGATGGCTGaggcatttgaaaaatttctcatGATGCAAGAcgctttgaaataa
- the LOC124195727 gene encoding B-cell receptor-associated protein 31-like, whose protein sequence is MSFQWGLIATFLYIEIAVVFLLLLPFISAQRWNKLFKSSFLRGLGQQVHIYFYVILAFLVLCLFDAIREMRKYDVTHDGKAKEQQHQHLEQELRNSMVLFRAQRNFYITGFSLFLIFVIRRLMTLLAAQATLAATSEAAMRQATSASKAAEELMSQKDKSASDENVKEAEEKISLLEKELADAKKERSQAVKDLEAFKSQSEGVAREYDRLAEEHSKLVKKLAVLEGEGGSDKKDD, encoded by the exons ATGAGTTTTCAGTGGGGTTTAATTGCAACTTTTCTCTACATTGAGATAGCTGTTGTTTTCCTACTCCTTCTGCCATTCATCTCTGCTCAGag ATGGAACAAACTTTTCAAGTCAAGTTTCCTCAGAGGTCTAGGTCAGCAAGTTCACATATACTTCTATGTCATCCTTGCATTCCTGGTCCTCTGCTTATTCG ATGCTATTCGGGAGATGAGGAAGTATGATGTTACTCACGATGGAAAAGCAAaggaacaacaacaccaacattTAGAGCAAGAACTTCGAAATTCTATGGTGCTCTTTAGAGCCCAAAGGAATTTTTACATTACTGGATTCTCtctgtttttgatttt CGTTATTCGTCGTCTGATGACACTGCTTGCGGCTCAAGCAACTTTGGCAGCAACCAGTGAGGCCGCTATGCGCCAGGCCACTTCAGCTTCGAAGGCTGCGGAAGAGTTAATGTCCCAGAAAGACAAATCCGCTAGTGATGAAAACGTTaaagaagctgaagaaaagATTTCCCTTTTGGAGAAAGAATTGGCTGATGCCAAGAAAG agagGTCTCAAGCCGTGAAAGACCTTGAAGCCTTTAAATCACAAAGCGAAGGTGTTGCTCGGGAATACGACCGTCTCGCCGAAGAGCACAGTAAACTTGTAAAGAAATTGGCCGTCTTAGAAGGAGAAGGTGGGTCTGACAAGAAAGATGATTAA